A single region of the Candidatus Angelobacter sp. genome encodes:
- a CDS encoding DUF4184 domain-containing protein, whose product MPFTPFHFGPGAALKAAIPKQFSFALFCFTQCVTDLESGYHLARGEYPVHRLFHTYAGATVVGLCCAVAGRPVCKAGLSVWRAIPRAPFKALIGDGAGISWSSAFLTSMISTYSHVFLDSIMHGDLAPFSPFSVSNPFLHLISVQSLHLLCVTLGVIGTAILLRRRNRRLDV is encoded by the coding sequence ATGCCATTCACGCCGTTTCATTTTGGCCCGGGAGCGGCGCTTAAGGCGGCCATCCCGAAGCAGTTCAGTTTTGCGCTGTTTTGTTTCACACAGTGCGTGACGGACCTGGAATCGGGATACCATCTGGCTCGTGGCGAATATCCGGTGCACCGACTGTTCCATACTTATGCCGGCGCGACGGTCGTCGGGTTGTGTTGTGCGGTCGCGGGCCGCCCGGTGTGCAAGGCCGGCCTGAGTGTCTGGCGTGCGATTCCGCGGGCGCCCTTCAAAGCTCTCATCGGAGATGGGGCGGGCATTTCGTGGAGCAGCGCATTCCTGACTTCAATGATCAGCACTTACAGCCACGTCTTTCTCGACAGTATCATGCACGGAGATCTCGCTCCATTCAGTCCCTTCAGCGTGTCGAACCCTTTTCTGCACCTGATCAGCGTCCAGTCGCTTCATCTCCTTTGTGTAACGCTGGGGGTTATTGGAACTGCGATCTTATTGCGACGACGTAACCGCCGACTTGACGTGTAG